accaaatacttttagacttttactcaagttgtattttactaggtgactttcacttttacttgagtcattttctattaaggtatctttacttttactcaagtatgacaatttggtactttttccaccactggtttagGTTTCAACATCAAAGCTATGATCTCCAAACAATTATCTGTAAACTTAACAAAAATGGTTTAAGGCAAAGAAAATGATTAGTGCTTTATCTTACCAGAGTAGACTGCTGAGGAGCAACAGTACAGTAACTGTGTTAAAGTAGAAGTCGGTGTCAATAAACACAGTAGCAACCTGAGCTATGAACTAACCAAATTGCTTTTCCTCATTGTCTGTGTTTGCTGTTTGCGCTCGATTCTAGGTCACAGCTACACCATGTTTCCTAAAATCCCATTAGCTAAGGGCACCGTAACTCCTAACACTACAGCCAGCCACACCACCGCCGCTCCCGGGTTTATAGACCAACTACTGAACAAGATTCCCTGTGAGTAACCCCCTAAATCCCCCCGCCTCTtgctctacccccccccccctcccccctctgtcccccccACCCCTACCCTCTCCTGAGTGGGCACCCCTATGCTGCCCCCCTTCTGTCCCACTTTCAACAGACATGGCAGGGGAGAGCTGCCTGCTTGCCTGGACACCTGTCTCCATGTGTCATATCTAATTCCACTCCCAACACACATTTCTTAGCTCTCCATTTTCACTTATTATACAAGTTTATATCTCCTGAATCTTGCTGGCTGTGCTCTTGCTGCATGCTTCAGATGTGTGTCATAGTGAGACAAGTTGACTACACTGACTCTCTCAAGACTCGGCAGCTAGGGGCTGCTGCTCTCACATAAATACAAGGCAAATGTCTTTTCGAATAGCTCTCCATTTCTACTTGTTACAAGTTCATCTCTTCTTAATCCTGCTGGCTGTGCTCTTGCCTCATGCTTCAGATGTGTGTCACAATGAGACAAACTGCTGTCTTTTTTTTTGTCTCACTCAGTGCCAAGATGGGCCATTTACACCATCTTTGCTGTCATTGTCTTGATGTTTTTGGTGTGTATTATCTGCATCTGTGCGAAATGCTGCTGCAAGAGCAAGAAAAAGATAAAAAAGAAGCCGGACAATCAAATCAATCTACAAGGGGTGATTGGTTCCTCGACTACATCGCTAGTAAGTACTGGGAGTAGTAGTCGTCGTAGCTAGATCTTGGTGGGATAGCGCAGAGCGTCTGCTCCATTCtatccatttatttttgtttagaCTGGTCGCCGTTGTGAAGAAGGAGTGAGGTAGAGGTGCAGCTTTAGCTCCTTATGTCTGTTAGGATGGGCCGCTGATTGAGGGATTGGTTGGCTGGCCGTTGAATGTGATTGGCTGGTTCAAGCTATGACAGTGTTCTTGATGGGCAGGTCCAACATGGCTCGGATGATGCAGGCTACGGCTCAGCTAAAAACCGGGGAAGACTACTCTATTCTCTGGAATACAAGGCACAAGAGGTTAGAATTAACTTAATTAGTCTTTTGAACTTGTAACTTGATCAAAATACTGTAGCCACCACAAGCCATAGAACTAAAGTTCCCCTTTGATCACAGATTAAACAAGATATTAATTATCACACGTATAAAGAGAAATGTCTGCATTTTCAAAATATCACTGAAGTAGAATTCAGTGTGTATTTATTTTTCTACCATACAGTGATATCGCGTTTTTCTGGCACCCTTATCTTCCCCTACTATCTTTGACTATCCTGCCATCTCTCATCCCCTGCAGCTGACAGTGGGGCTCAAAGAGGCTGCAGCTCTGACAGCCATGGACCGGAGTGGCACCTCTGACCCCTATGTTAAAGTCTACATCACTCCCAACAAGTCAAAGACATTCGAGACTAAGGTCTACAGGAAAACCCTCAACCCTGTGTTCAATGAACACTTCACATTTAAGGTATTTGAAGGGTATTATACACATGTTATTATAGCATTATTACCAGACAGTATACCAATTTGAGAGGTTTGTAAACTGTTTTACATACTATACACAGTGTGAGTCTGTGTTTCTGCACCACTCTTGACTCGTGCCTGACTATCTTGTGTCCAGATTGACAAGGCTGAGCTCAATGAGTCCACCATAGTCATGAAAGTGTTCGACTTCGATAGATTCTCCAAACACGACATCATCGGGGAGCTGAGGCTGCAGCTCGGAATCATCGACTGGAACCATGTGATCGAAGAGTGGGAAGACCTGAGAGAACCCTCCAAGTTTGAGGTCAGGAGATTTACTTGATTTCTGGAACAAAATAGTGCAGGTCAAAAGGTTTTTTTCAAACAGCATTTGAATATCACAAAGTTCTCAAATCTAGCCATAGGCCTACTTTGCCTTGACATCTATAGGCCCACATACTGAATTTCCACATGTGATTACAGGATGAAATTCTGGGGGAGATCTGCTTCTCGTTGCGTTACGTCCCCACCACTAACAAGCTGACTGTTGTCATCCTGGAAGCCAAGAACTTAAAGAGTATGGACAAAGGGGGCTCATCAGGTAGGTGGAAGCCTGGCTCTCTGAGAGGAAGACTGAGTGGTTGTTTTGCCGAAGAGGCTAGTTATGATTAGCCTGGAATCCAGACCTGTTTTGTGCtgacattccactccttgtcctCAGTCAGTGTCATGCAACAAACATGTAACATGGAGAAACAAAGAGTGGAATGTTACCACAAAACAGGTCTGGATTCCAGCCTAAGTTATTAATTAAACAAATAATATTCTGTTATTATTGAGGCCAGTTTCGATTATCACAAATAATACTGCATTATTTGTGAGGCAGTGGATGCTCAAACTACTCTCTACTGTATTCATGTACACTGTAGATCCCTATGTAAAAGTGCAGCTAGCTCTGGACAAGAAGAAGTGGAAGAGAAAGAAGACGTCTGTTAAAAAGTGCACACTGAATCCCTACTTCAACGAATCCTTTACGTTTGATGTGTCGTTTGAACAAATTCAAGTAAGTATGATCTTATCTCAGAATATGGCTAAGATGAGGCCAGTTACAAGCTCAACAGCCTGCATGCTATGGAGCTTCAGAAAATAGGCCATCTCTTTACATTATAATGTTATTTTGTTGGCAAAATCATTTAAACAAAACGATTATGGGACATTCTCTGTAAAAGCACAGTTTGCAGTGACTGTTCTCTGCTGTTGCTCCCTACAGAGGGTTCACCTGATGATTTCCGTGTGGGACCATGACAAGTTGACCAGGAACGACGCCATAGGGAAGATTTTCCTGGGTTGTGATGCTGCAGGGAACCAGCTGAGGCACTGGGCAGACATGCTGTCCAATCCCCGTAGGCCTGTGGCTCAGTGGCACAACCTGCTTTCCAACGAACAAGTGGACTCCACCCTCAACCTCAAACACACAGTCAGGATCCCCTTCATCAATAAGAACTTTTGAGAAATGTTAGACTTGCCAGACTCATGGCACTCAAGTGGCTGTGGGAAGAGGTTAGAGAAAATCCTCCTCCAATGCCCGACATAACCAGATTCCTCCTTTTACTTCACTAAGCTAATAGCAGCTTGGAGGCCCTAGCACTTTTAAACGCTGCAAaatacagtggcttcagaaagtattcacaccccttgactttttccacattttgttgtgttacagcctgaatttaaaattgattacatttaggtTTTATGTCActgtcctacacacaataccctataatttcaaagtggaattatgtttttagaaatatttacaaaaaatatttttatgaaaagctgaaatgttttgagtcaataagtattgaacctctttgttatggcgagcctaaataagttcaggagtaaaaatgtgcttaacaagtcacataataagttgcatagattcactctgtgtgcaataatagtgtttaacatgatttttgaatgactacctcatcactgtaccccacacatacaattatctgtaagttccctcagttgattagtgaatttcaaacacagatttaaccacaaagaccagggaggttttccaattcttctcaaagaagggcacctatttgtagataaaggaaaaaaagcagacattgaatatccttttgagcatggtgaagttacacTTTGGTTGGTGTAtcgatacacccagtcactacaaggatacaggcgtccttcctaactaagGAAGAAAAACACTCGGGGATATCACCATGAGgacaatggtgattttaaaacagttacagagtttaatggctgtgataggagaaaactgaggatggatcaacaacattgtagttactccacaatactaacctaaatgacagagtgaaaataagcaAACCTGTACAAAATAAGGCAATacggcactaaagtaaaactgcaaaaagtgtggcaaagaaattaacttaattcatgttctgaatacaaagcgttacgttttagggcaaatccaacataacacatcactgagtaccactcttcatattttcaagcatggtggtggctgcatcatgttatgagtatgcttatcatcggcaaggactagggagttttttgggggataaaaataaatggaatagagctaagcacaggcaaaagcctagacgaaaacctggttcagtctgctttccaacagacactgggagacaaattcacctttcagcaggacaataacctaaaacacagttACTTACCAAGCCAACATAGAATAttcctgagtggtctagttacagttttgacttaaatcaggcTTGAAAATCTAAgtaatggctgtctagcaatgatcaacaacaaacttgacaaagcttgaagaattttaaaaagaataatgtgcaaatatcgtacaatccaggtgtgaaaagctcttagagattttcCCAGAAAGACTCTCAGCCAAATgtgattataacatgtattgactcaggggtgtgaatacttatgtaaatgagatatttttgcatttcattttcaataaatttgcaaaaaacatgttttcactttgttattttgagGTTTTTGTGTAGATGGTTGCAAAAACAAAATCTATGTATtccattttgaatttaggctgtaacacaacaaactgtggaataagtcaaggggtatgaatactttctgaaggcaatgtctATGCTGCCATTTTTATAGACATTTCATGATAAACACATGATAATTTAGGAATAATACAATTATAGAAGCTCAATTATTTTCTATGTAGTCCGTTGTTTATTGGTTTTATCCTCAGATTGAATAACCTTACAAGCAAACTTCAACACTGCACACATGACTGGCATGTTCATAAAAAAGTCATTACAATTTGTCTCAGTTGTAGAACAAGTATCATAGTGTCTACCTCAAGTTATTCAACAAACACTGCCCCTATATGGAAATATTCTAAATCTCTTACTTGATGGTAATATGCAATAAATCCATGTATGGCTTCTAATTTCCCCAAAGCATCTGATTGAATGTGTCTGATTGAATCTCAGATGATAATATCATGTGCTCTACCTTGGGTCAATTAACCTGAGTTCAGCAGCCTCCTCTCCCAATTGACACAGGGTTGGTACAGTGGGAAATCAGAGAGCCACAGCAGTGTCAGCCTATAATACCTTTAGATTAACATGGATCCCGATGGGAGGGATAAAACAACAGAAGCAGGGCTTGGAGTCTTGTCAGCACCTACTGTACACATGCTCATTACAGCTACCTAATGAGGAGCTATGTTTTGGACAGAGCACTGGAAGCACTGTGGCCACTACAATAGGGGATGTTGCTTACTGCTCTCACAGGTGGTCAGGTGTAACATATTGAATGGTATGAAATAAGTAAAGGAGTTTTTTCATAGCTTGAGTGCATGAGTCAATCATACCCTTAATACAATAATATTGCAACACATTTAGCAATATTGCAACAAATATGGACGTTTGAGTATAACTTGGAAAGGTTTAGACTTTGATTAAACTGGGTTCTAACCATGCTAGGTCAGTTATCATAGAGTGAAATTCAAAGAAGGGGCTATGCCTATAAGAGGAAATTAGAAGGATTCAAAGAACATTTCTTCAATCTccaattaaatagtttttttttaatggttgTATTGGAAATTAAATAGACCTTCTCTCATTTCCAATTATAATGTTTCAATGGAAATCAAATAGATTTTCTCAGAATCCTCTTCATTATTCCGGTGAATTGTTACTTCCTGGAAAGAGATGAATGGAtgcccagtgtgtgtgagagcagaACTGCGCGTGTTACCAGAACATAAGGATCTGAGTGATGATCCAGCAGCAGAGCCAAACCAAAGGTCATGGCTCACACTGCTGTGTTTTCCACCCACTCTGTCCTGTGACACAGGCTCTCCCGCCGGTTGACCTGGCCTGTGGTGAGCCTCCCAACGCTGGGCACAGTAACATCAAAGATCCCCTGGGAACCATGGAACATGCCTGTTCTGATCCTGACTACAGGCCTGATCAATAAACCACGGATAGCATACTCCCTGGTAGAGTTAGTAAGCCCACTCCCTGGTAGAGTTAGTAAGCCCACTCCCTGGTAGAGTTAGTAAGCCCACTCCCTGGTAGAGTTAGTAAGCCCACTCCCTGGTAGAGTTAGTAAGCCCACTCCCTGGTAGAGTTAGTAAACCCACTCCCTGGTAGAGTTAGTAAGCCCACTCCCTGGTAGAGTTAGTAAGCCCACTCCCTGGTAGAGTTAGTAAGCACACTCCCTGGTAGAGTTAGTAAGCCCACTCCCTGGTAGAGTTAGTAAGCCCACTCCCTGGTAGAGTTAGTAAGCCCACTCCCTGGTAGAGTTAGTAAGCCCACTCCCTGGTAGAGTTAGTAAGCCCACTCCCTGGTAGAGTTAGTAAGCCCACTCCCTGGTAGAGTTAGTAAGCCCACTCCCTGGTAGAGTTAGTAAGCCCACTCCCTGATAAAGTTAGTAAGCCCACTCCCTGGTAGAGTTAGTAAGCCCACTCCCTGGTAGAGTTAGTAAGCCCACATCCTGGTAGAGTTAGTAAGCCCACATCCTGGTAGAGTTAGTAAGCCCACACCCTGGTAGAGTTAGTAAGCCCACACCCTGGTAGAGTTAGTAAGCCCACTCCCTGGTAGAGTTAGTAAGCCCACTCCCTGGTAGAGTTAGTAAGCCCACTCCCTGGTAGAGTTAGTAAGCCCACATCCTGGTAGAGTTAGTAAGCCCACACCCTGGTAGAGTTAGTAAGCCCACACCCTGGTAGAGTTAGTAAGCCCACTCCCTGGTAGAGTTAGTAAGCCCACTCCCTGGTAGAGTTAGTAAGCCCACTCCCTGGTAGAGTTAGTAAGCCCACTCCCTGGTAGAGTTAGTAAGCCCACTCCCTGGTAGAGTTAGTAAGCCCACTCCCTGGTAGAGTTAGTAAGCCCACTCCCTGGTAGAGTTAGTAAGCCCACTCCCTGGTAGAGTTAGTAAGCCCACATCCTGGTAGAGTTAGTAAGCCCACACCCTGGTAGAGTTAGTAAGCACACTCCATGGTACCAGACACATCACATGACACCAAGAGTCATTTAGCATGAGGCAAATGGGCAGAAAACAAGCAGATGATCTGTCAATGGGGCTCCATCTAATTCATAATGTGGTTGTTAGTTCTCTCTAAGCATATTGTTTGAAGTGCTTCTGGAGTCATTGTTTGCGTAAAGACCCAAGCGTCACAAGCAGGTGTTGAATAATaggcacagaggagagagaaaggcctCGGAGAGGCAGGTGTCTTGGCAACAGGCAGGCAGGGCCTTCCCTTGCCGTCTTGCGGGGTTCTTATCGAAGCATACCTTGCACCTGAAAAATAAGAGCTGAGAAGCTTGAGGGGTTCTTTGAAATGTAAATGACGCCCACCCACCTATACATCTACCCCCCACCTACACACCTATCccccacctacacacctaccCACCCACTCTCTGGACATTGTGTGTCTGTATATCCATGCATTTGCAAGTGTCCAACACTACACCAACACTTCATTCACACCGACACCACAAATGCCCTGGACATTTCACAATGGCACCTCAGTCATGATGTTTGTCAGTAAATGTGCAGTATGACACACTGCTGGACTGACTCCTCTGTCATCATGACTATGAGATATTCACCTTAAATTATAAACATTTTGATGTTACCTATTGCATGATGCATATTAAATAGAAAGAGGCTTGTGCAGCTTACAATGCTGATATAGACATTGCTATTGTAATGTTTTCAAGGACACAGTTACAACATCTGGCCTACTATCTCCCTATGCACCACCCTATCTAGTGAGTTCCCTAGGTCCTCCATAGTCAGATGGGCCTATGTCATTGAGATTAAACTATTCTATCTCTATGGGCCTATGTCATAGAGATACAACTATTCTATGACTATGGGCCTATGTCATAAAGAAAAAACTATTCTATCACTATGGGCCTATGTCATAGAGATACAACTATTCTATGACTATGGGCCTATGTCATAGAGATAAAACTATTCTATCACTATGGGCCTATGTCATAGAGTTACAACTATTCTATGACTATGGGCCTATGTCATAGAGAAAAAACGATTCTATGACTATGGGCCTATGTCATAGAGATACAACTATTCTATTACTATGGGCCTATGTCATAGAGATAAAACTATTATATCTCTATGGACTATGTGCTCAGCTGCTCTGTATGCAGCAGGGTGGCATCATGTGACTAGCGTTTCCAGGATACCTGGAGTGCGGCTAAGCTGCCCAATTAAGGCTCGTCTTGAAAACCATTGCCTCATACAGTTTAAGTGATTGCTCTCAATGAGGGTTTGCTTCATGCAGATTGCAACCAGGGCATGAAAAGAAGGTTTATTTGTCAATTGAGAGACGACGAGAGAAAATCCAATAAAATCATAGGCTATCACTACACAAGGTGAGTGTTTAAACCTTTTTGAATGTGAATTAGGCATAGGCAGCTTAGTATCCCAGATTGTTAGCCTACAAATGATTAAGGAACAATGTGGGATAATATGATGTTCAATGGTAATTTAATCTAATGATATAACCatttgattattgaagaatataataattatatgaGCCTACTCTATTGTTACACAACATATAAGGTTGTTTTCTACTATTTTTTTGTTATCTGAATTCTTTAAAAAAACTGTCATGGACTGTCAGTCCCTTGAATCGATTGCCCAGAAGAATTTGAGAGTTGCATTTCCCCAGCCCATTTATACCAAACCTATGGGATTGGATCACTATCAGACCAAGATGTCAAGATTTATATTTTAATATTCCATCAAATCAATTGATGACATTTGATACGTCTAATGGAGGCAATATTTGTTCAATTTTGTTATTTGTATATTCAATACAATTTTTCCTTGACAGAGTTGTCAACACAGGGGCCACAACGGACCACATTTACCGAGGGTGTATTTATTACGGAAACCGTTTACCGTTTAACAACCAAACAGAGAAAATTGAACGAAATGGGGCAGGACCTACCTGATTGTGTCCAATAGCAACTCTCGTTTGCTTTTTCCTCTTGGAATGGACGGTTTTTGCCCAAAAAAATAACAgacgaaacgttttgcaacagaatcggcgtaatgGTTACACCTCAGTAGAATTCATAATCTCGTTATTGAGGTGATTTGTCCACGTGAGCTTCCGTACTGTTCATTCAGCTGAGAGCTGCAAAGAGCGAGTGGATGGGGGTTTGTGCTAACTGGAATTTCTATCCATTTCATTCTTGTTGTATGGACATCTATGCAATAgtgtactgtttgtctacattaTTTCGAATGCgcatttattgtgtgtgtgtctcttgctGATTGGCGAGCATTCATTAAACAGCGACACTGCACCAACCtgttctagctagctaaatttgctaacagtagctagctaactaacgttagcaagCTGTGTGCATACGGCATACCATAGCAGGCAACAATATTATAATGCAATACATTAATTTAGCAGAAATATGCTACGCTAAAAATGATTTGATTAGGCTCGGTTAGTCAATGCACGGCTTGGCACACGTCCCCAGGAATCCTACCGCTAGCTGATTAACTGGCTGGTAAAAGCAGCAGCGAGCCGACGGCCACCACCACAACATGAGTCAGATTAACGTTAGATGTCGGACTCTTTGAAtactctctgctgctgctgctacttatCATTCATTTCAGTTTTACGGCGGCGGAGGGAGATTCTCTACTTTGACAATTGGTATATTTAGTTACCTAGGCAGTGTTGATTGATAGTTACAGATTGTCAGCAGCCATTATCAACACTGATATCGGATAGCTTTGGAAAATGTTGAAACCAATGTTGATCATCAGAATCCTCAATTAATCTGTCTGTTTCAGGTGGCAGAAAATGGAAACCGTGGAAAAATGGAACAAAT
This genomic window from Salvelinus namaycush isolate Seneca chromosome 8, SaNama_1.0, whole genome shotgun sequence contains:
- the LOC120051758 gene encoding synaptotagmin-1-like isoform X2, with product MFPKIPLAKGTVTPNTTASHTTAAPGFIDQLLNKIPLPRWAIYTIFAVIVLMFLVCIICICAKCCCKSKKKIKKKPDNQINLQGVIGSSTTSLLTVGLKEAAALTAMDRSGTSDPYVKVYITPNKSKTFETKVYRKTLNPVFNEHFTFKIDKAELNESTIVMKVFDFDRFSKHDIIGELRLQLGIIDWNHVIEEWEDLREPSKFEDEILGEICFSLRYVPTTNKLTVVILEAKNLKSMDKGGSSDPYVKVQLALDKKKWKRKKTSVKKCTLNPYFNESFTFDVSFEQIQRVHLMISVWDHDKLTRNDAIGKIFLGCDAAGNQLRHWADMLSNPRRPVAQWHNLLSNEQVDSTLNLKHTVRIPFINKNF
- the LOC120051758 gene encoding synaptotagmin-1-like isoform X1, producing the protein MFPKIPLAKGTVTPNTTASHTTAAPGFIDQLLNKIPLPRWAIYTIFAVIVLMFLVCIICICAKCCCKSKKKIKKKPDNQINLQGVIGSSTTSLVQHGSDDAGYGSAKNRGRLLYSLEYKAQELTVGLKEAAALTAMDRSGTSDPYVKVYITPNKSKTFETKVYRKTLNPVFNEHFTFKIDKAELNESTIVMKVFDFDRFSKHDIIGELRLQLGIIDWNHVIEEWEDLREPSKFEDEILGEICFSLRYVPTTNKLTVVILEAKNLKSMDKGGSSDPYVKVQLALDKKKWKRKKTSVKKCTLNPYFNESFTFDVSFEQIQRVHLMISVWDHDKLTRNDAIGKIFLGCDAAGNQLRHWADMLSNPRRPVAQWHNLLSNEQVDSTLNLKHTVRIPFINKNF